The Malus sylvestris chromosome 14, drMalSylv7.2, whole genome shotgun sequence genome segment ctggacTCACTCCTCTTTGCCCGAGATACCTTTGCTTAGCGGGATTGAAACACTAGTAACTTCCAGGGTTCCcgggatattgattatctcatctTGAGACTCTTGATGCTCCGCCAAGAAGTCAGCAATTGCTTGGCCTTTAACTGCCATTTGGGGTACATACTGAAAGCTGAATTCTaataatgctagaatccacttcccaatccttcctgttagcattggctttgacaacatgtactttatcacatctgtcttggcaatgatgtgcacgtgacaaggtaacatgtaatgcctcagCTTACTGGCAGTAAAATACAGAGCTAAGCACAATCTCTCTACTGGggaatatcttgtttctacctcggtcaaaattctactgaggtagtacacCGCCTGCTCCTTCTTGCCTTCGTTGTTTTGAGCTAGCAAACTCCCGATTGATTTCTCTGAAGCAGAAATATACAGCTTtaagggttttcccctttgaggtggcaccaatactggtggagaagtcaaataggCTTTAATTCTGTCGAAAGCCTTTTGGTGTGGTGGTCCCCATTCGAAATTTTCTTTATCCTTCAGTCTTAGCAAAGGAGTCAGCGGCTGGATCTTGCCTgctaaattggcaatgaatcttctcaagaaattaattttgcctAGCAGCTTTTGAAGTTGCACTTTGTTGGTGGGTGAAGGTGACTCCATTATTGCTCGAGATTTGTTTTTGTCCACTTCTACACCTCTTTGATAAaccaggaatcccaagaagttgcctgctcttactccaaacgcgcatttctttggattcatcttcaatttgtggatcCTCATTCTTGTCAATGCTTGCCTGAGGTCTACCAGATGCTGCTCTTCTGTTTTGGATTTCACCACAATGTCATCAATATACACCTCAATGTTATGGCCAATCAGACcatgaaagatggcattcattgcctTTTGGTAGGTCACACCAGCgttcttgagcccgaatggcatgaccagatattcatatgcccccacatgccCAGGACACCTAAAAGCTATTTTATGTATATCCTCtggagccatctttatctgattatacccgacatttccatccataaaagataagactttgtgttttgctactgcatctatggatagatctgccatgggcatgggatactcatcttttggtgtagcgccattaatatttctgtaatcaacataacatcgtactgcttttgttatggcctttaaaacgggtacaatgttggctaacCACTCTACATATTTGGCTGGCCTGATAAATCCAGCTTTTACTAGCttctcaatttcttctttgactttctcttctatctcctttgacatccttCGCAGTGCTTGGTTAacaggtttatatccctccttgatgggcattctgtgttccaccaaggttgaATCTAAACTTGGCATCTCAGTATAacgccaagcaaaacaatctttaaattcttgcaaaagacaTATAATCTTTACCCAATCATTAGTCTCTAATAAACCACTGATTTGTATTGGTCTTGGATCTTCCTTTGTCcctagatcaataacttccaGAGGATCCTGAACTTCTGGTGGTGgcttatcaggttctgcacacaaaaattcgacTAACTCTAGGCTCTCGGCCAAGCTGTCTGGCCCATCTAGGTCATAAATGCACTCGGCCATTTGGATGGCCTTCTCCAATTATTCTCTACAAGATTCCTCCATGCTTTCATCCTGGCTGGTTGAAGCTCATAGCTGCCATTCCTGCTCTTCTTTGTCTAAGAGCTCCCTTTCTTGCTTTCTTCCTTTCCCATACACCAATAGTCTTTTGATCAGGGACCTGACTGCCATTACTTGATCCTTCCTCTTTTGTTCTatcattgatggtgtaggggTGTTAGGACGATACAAGGTCTATCCCACTCTTCTCtagtaaggagcattccttgttctagaagcttttgggccgtcaccttggtagggcgacCGTTCTCATCTGCTCCTGAACATTTCAGAATTCCtacgttgggattgtagaaacttgcttcaGCAACATTGGCTGTGGGAAGAAATGGCCGTGCTTCGAcctctaccatctcccaaaagcctggtCCCTCCGTTCCTGCCTCATGATAAACAGCCACTTGCTGATGAAGAGTGGAGGGTATGGCAAgactttggtggatccaatcCCTTCCAAGTAAGGCTCCATAGGTGGAAGTGCAATCtaccacaaagaatgccagcatGATCTGTTTAGACCCCAAATCCACTTCTaaaggcaatatcccatgagtcttGGTGATGGCGCCCGAGAAGCTTGAAACCGTGAGGTCTGTAGGAATAAGATCTTCTGTGCCTCTCCCCAACTTTTTCATTTGCTTGGCCGGTAGTACATTAACAGCCTCTCCTCCATCAATTAAAATCCTTTTGAAGGGCACCCCTTCAAAATGAGCTGTAACATATATGGGCTTAAGATGATTGGCAAGCGAAATGTTCGGGCGGCTGAACACCATTTTGTCTGTATAGATCCTTAAAGGACCATCCTTGGATGCTTCAGATGATTCAGCTTTTCCTGATTCTCCCTCTTCAGCTATCTCCACATTGACATGGCCCATCATTGGCTCAGTTGTTATGTAGTCACCTTCCATAGTGGCGGGTTGATTAGGTTTGGCACCAAACATGGCGGATAGCACATACACcatgttgatatgaaaattgCTAGGCTCTGGCAGTTCTTCCTTCTTGCTCCCAATCTGATCCATGAACTCGTCTAACCAAGCCATCGCATATGCTGGAAGTAGTGGTTATGGTGCCCCCTCCTATTGATTCATGCCTGAACATGGTGTTTGCTTTGGAACTTCACCGAAAGGATCCACTAATGATAGAGAATGTGGTTTTCTTTTAGGCGAAACAATTCCAAAGCAACTAGGCTCTGTCTTCCATCCGGGAGTTGGCACCATGAtcatatcttcttgagctctctTCAAGATCTTATATTTCCCAGGATGTAGGCTTTGTGGTACATGGTCTCCCTCGTCTTCTGTCTTGCTATTAGCCTTTTCCACCTCTTTTTTACTCCTCTAACGGAACTGACTACTTCCCTCAGATGACGTTTTTTTCTAACTTTTAATTCTTGGATGCTTCAGACGTCGCAGGGGTCTTTAAGGagttcatgtaggctttgtgttgCCTTTGGACCCTTCTGaccatggaggctcccatttgtTTAACGGGCTGTCCATTTTTCCCAACCATGTACCATTTTCACTCGAGGCGGTCAGGGTTATCTTTTTTGACAGGATTTGTTATCATATCATTCCTCTTGACCTCTCTTCCCATATGACCGTACTGAGAACGCTCTATACCCTTCTCTTTCAGCTTTTTGGCATCTTTATCTTCTGCCTCCTCAGAAACTTCATGATTGTGAAATATCTCTGATAAAGCTCTAGGTTGAGAATCGCCTCCTAACCGCTGAAGAACACTTCGAGAGGTATCTCTTCCTACGGTCCGTCCGACTTTTTCACGAGcctcatttctttcttcttcttctttcctcctgATTAGCTCATGATCCATGAGGACTCCTACGGGTAGTATTTCgagctcacactcgcattggcatTTACTGCATAGAACCATCCCTTTGATTATGGCTGCTTTTGGATGTTCGGGCAATTTGATCACTCCTTTTATAGATCTGTCAGCCAGTCTTCCTTTTTTTACTTCCCTTGTGaccttttcttttcccttctcaGCCCATGCAATACTGATCATATTTACTGGGGCCTCTGAGAAGGGATCCGCAAGTTTGTCCATCACTGCTTCCTCTGGCTGGTTGGTTTTAAATCTCCTTTTCTCCCTATCATCTTTTTCCCCAGGTTGAGGTAAAGATGTGGacatgtgtcgtgctgtgattggcctcctggttggagggaaactcttatgctTCGGCAGGGGTGCCTCAGCATGAACCCTTCAGTGGATCCTTGAAGGTATGAAGTTGACCGGTACTTGGCAATTTCGGGATTTGTATGTAAAACTGCAACAATCTTGAGAAAATTTTAATACTCAAGATCAACACACAAATGCAAATGAACCCACCAGAAACAACGACAAGCCAGTAATTGCAGAAATCAACAGTCTTGTGAATACAAAACAAGAAACCCCCAAATCTTAGGGTTACAGATTTCAGAGAATCGTAAACAATGCACAGATCAAACACGTTGAGCAGAAAGAAATGAAAGAATCAACAAAACCTGATGCTTGAAGGTGATCAAGAACCCAACAATTCAATTGACGAAAAAACCATCAACAAATCACTGACAATCCAGTACGACCAGTAAGCAAAAAACCAATACGCAACCGAAGAAGACGAAAAACTAATGACCGGAGATGTCACCGACTACCGATCACAAACGGAGATGAGTAGTGAAAGCATGAAGGATCGTCAACCGAAGGCGTGAGCCACTCTCGGCGAAGATACCTGACAACAACAATGTAATTGAGAGCTAAGtaaacaagagagagaaagtagagggGGAAAGTTTGCTAAAACTAAATATTCTCTTTCATTCAACTTGTGTAGAATAATTACAACAGTTGGTATTTATACATTAGTAAAACACCTCTCTACTAACTAACTAAGACCACTACCAATAATACATAAACACTTGTCATAATCCTATGCAATCATAATCTCATCAACTCTATCCACACCCTCTTACAGAAGTTACCATTTTGTATGTAAATTCTCCACCTTTTTCATGTTCTAGTTGTTGGGTTTATTGTAATTCTTATAATGTGGGttgttcttgttgttgatgttaaCTTACCATTTTGTATGTAAATTCTCCACTTTTTTTCATGTTGTAATTATTaggtttgttttattttaatgtttttagTGTTTTCTAATGTGGAttgttcttgttgttgatgttgaTCAGCGGAGGAGTACTGCCACTCGGATGCAGGGTGACAATGAAGATTACGAGTTGAAGCAAATGAGGGATATGGCTGCTGCCAAAAAGAGATGGGAAGCTCTGGTATGTTGCTCGATTCCTACGAAATTCGAAgacagaaaaacaaaacgacTTTTTGTGTAAATTGTGTTTAAGTGAGCTACTTAATGGGAATTTGAGAAAAGAAAGTAAAATTCTTTTAGTTCaactattttgtttttagaGGTTGTATAATTTGTTCTGCGCATgctaaatttgaaaatattgtcTTATAGCAGGTATGTCAGAAAAACCTTTTCTGGGTTCAAGGAGGTAGAGGCTGCTGAAGAAGAGGTAGTCTTGGTTTTAGTGTTTAGATATtcttttttgcatattttctttttcggtgCTTTTGTTGTGAACCAAACTGAAAAGGTCTGTTAATGTAGTGAGTCTCATCTTATGTGGGAGCAGGATCTTGCCAGAGAAGGCCCTCTGCCATTTAAGTTTGCTGGAATTGGTGGGCTTTTAGAATTCCTTGGGTAACTATCTGGTCTTGCTCACTTTTCGTTATAATTGGTAACTACGTCGTAGTGATGCACACTGAACTTTTATTTCTGATGCATATTAGAATACAATTTGGAGACATTTCTTATACAGATTTATCAGAAAGTACATTTATTTCTGCGCTGCTGCAGCTGCCAAAGAAGGTTGGAGTTACCGATTAGTGTTCTCTGCCCTGCTGGTACTTATTATCTTCAACATGTTTACAAAACGGCCTGCTTTTTAGTCACCTAACATTCAAGCATCTAATTTCAATTTGAACGATTTTTTTGGCACAGGTCAGAGTCATTCTCCTTGCCGATACCTTGTTTCTTGGTGCTCAGCAATTTGGACATTATCTTCAGGATACAAGGTCACTCTGAGGTTAAACACTTGTGCTTGAAGTACTTGATTGTATATCAAGATACAACATTTTGCAGTACTGATTCACCAGAAATAATAGATTTTTCAAGGATAACAATTTTGGAAGCCACAGTGCCTCAGAAAGAAGATTGTATCCTCCATATCAACCATATATCACTCCGTTCTCATTAGGGTTCCATGCTTTTCAATGAAGTGGATCTATTCATTGAAAAGCGTGACTGAGCCAGCAAATTTTGTAAGGCAGTTATGCCTTGTAAAACAAGTTCTAGTCTAGTAATGGTTTTATGGCCTAGCAATGTGTACGTCCTGTGAATTCTACtattaattattttcttttatgaaTCAATATAGATTGCACAGAACTTGAATAAATTCTCATGCATGCCGCGGCAAGCAGGGAACCATCTTGTTCTTCCTTGCATTGCGTTTAAAGCTGTGCTCTCAACTGCATAAATTATGGAACCACTTACTATGTAGATTTTGATTTTACCCTTGTGAAGCTATGAAATTATAATTGTTCTTTGAAACCAACCTTGACATTGCATTTAGACACCAATCAGGGTAAAGGAGGGGAAAACGGGAAGGAAAATCATATCTCATAGAGAAAAAAGGTAAGTACAATTTATTCCATTTACTTTAGGAGTACAATTTATTCCATTTACTTTAGGAGTCTGCATCTGAGATATTGGCTAAAGACAATGCGTGAATCTTCTTGTCTCTTATATGAAATCAGAGGCAGTTGGATGATACATAGATTATCATGTTGTTTATTTATGACTTCTTGTCTCAGGGAAACCGTGGTCTGGCGACAACAAACAGATTGGCTATCCTGTGCATTGTGATACCAAAAACTTCTGCCAGGTCCAAATCTTTAGATGTAGTACCCGGAGGAAGCGCCCAATCAAAGCTATGCAGAAGTTGAGCTAGAGCAAGCTCAGTGGTTGCTGTTCCAAACGTAATAGCTGGACAAATTCTTCTACCAGCCCCAAAAGGTAAAAGCTCATAATGCTGCCCCTTGAAGTCTATAGTGCTACCTATGAATCTTTCTGGTTCAAACGTTTCTGGATTTTCCCAAGATTCTGGGTCCCTCCCTATTGCCCAGGCATTGACAAAAATTCTTGTTTTGGCTGGAATATCATACCCATCAATGCTTACATCTTCCATGGATTCTCTAGGGAGTAGTACTGGAGCAGGTGGATGCAATCTAAATATCTCTTTGATGACAGCTTTCAGGTAGTCCAGCTGAGGCAGATCACTCTCTAACACGACTCTTCTTTCTCCGACAACTCCTCGTACTTCTGCTTGCGCTCTTCCCAGTACTTTGGGGTTCATCAAAAGCTCTGCCATTCCCCAATCAAGGGTGATGAAAGTTGTGTCAGTTCCTGCAGCAAACATGTCCTGCAGCAGCAGCAGTTCCTATTGTTAGCTTCTTTGCAAACAGCTAAGTGGAATTCATATTTAAAGTAATAAGGGATATCTCGGCTAttgaatatatatttaagcAACCATGAGTCTACACCGACCAAGATAATAGCCTTGACATTATCCATGGTGAGAGGTATTTCAGCAGATTCACTTTTCTGTATGTCAAGTAAAACATCTACGAGATCCTTGTGCTTCTCTTTTTCTCTGTTGGGATTGAGATGATCAGTCACCATCTGGTCGAAAAGTTCATCAAAGCGCCGGAAGGTCTCTTGAAGTCTCGATTTCATTCCTGTTAAGCTGTGTATGAACTCCATGGAAGGGAAGAAATCTCCAATAGAAAATCCTCCAAGCAATTCCTGGTATTCCTCGAGCATCTTTTGGAACCCATGCCGATCATAGTCTCCACCTTCTGAAAAACCCCTTCCAAATGCTACTCGACAGAGAACATCATTTGCATACAATCCAAGTATCTTGCTCAGATTGGTGGTGCCGGGATAAGATTCTGCAACCCGACAAACCAGACGAGCAACTTCTTCTTCTCTAACATGGCTATAAGATTGCACACGTTTGGCACTTAGTAGCTCAAGTATACAAATCTTACGGATATGCCTCCAATAAGCGCTGTAAGGGGAGAAGGCAACATCTGTACAATTATAGAAGAGGTGTTTGGCAGAAAAGATTTGTGGACGGCTTGATAGCGCAAGGTCATGGGTTTTCAGTACTTCCTTGGCTACTCTAGCCGATGAAACCACCACAGTTGGGACCTCACCAAGTTGTAAGTAAATTAGTGGACCATACTTCTCTGCCAAGCCGCAAAGAGATATGTGAGGTTTGTTTCTGAGCTGGTGAAGGTTACCGATGACAGGCAGCTTCGGAGGGCTTGGTGGAAGTTTGAGTTTTCTTTTCCCTGACTTATCCTTAAAGAAAAACTTGAGCAACAATATGAGGAAACTGAATGCAAGAAGCAAAGAGGGTTCCTTTAGCAATTGAAGAAGAGCCATTGGAAACCAAAATTCAGTGCCTCGGAGTTTTTCTTTAGCTTCTGGTATGGCCCCCCTGTCGCAGTAATCAATTTAAATAGACGGACACTTGCTTTTGGTGGCACTAGCACCTAGTAGTCATCAATCGGCAAGGAAGCCACCTCAATTATTTTGTACCATTCATATTTTCCACCTTGTTTTCTAACAAATATGCCAAAAAAATCCTTATCTTCTTTTCTGTTTCCAGTGATAGTTACGGATGGTGATACAATGTGGTCCTGAAAGTAAGTGGCAGATAGAGATCTTTGATACTTCTTTGTTATGTCACATGGTTTCATAAGCATGCCTCTAGCAATGACGTAACAGTTAGTACTTATCATAATCTCAGTGCAGGCACATACTAATTACCACACACATATGGAATGGTAACGGGGAAACAAAGCATTCCACACGGCAACTTCTCTCAGGAAATACTGGCTTCTGTGATAGTGTGAGATTTGAATGATTTAGCGTTCATCGATatagtcacatcaaaataaatacATTTGGTGTGCAATAGTGTAACGACCCATCCCTAAATATTAcggttttataattttaaaatgtgaatttacaaaaatgccatTCGAGGTAAaaacgttgacttttgttgaccgctGTGTCGTGTCACGTAAAATCCGTTTTCTTGTCATATCCTTGTAGTACTTGTTGCTATGAGCGTGTGGACGCAAGCAAATCGGATTTGGAGTTACGGTGAATATTTTACAGAATTTCTAAGTCGAAGGGCAAAATAGTCAATTCACTGTCCTAGATTTTGGGGTGGGATATTTgtcttattttattattttctgatGACCCATGGGGCCCACACCCCACGTCTTCCCTATGTCCTTCCCTCCCTCAAGCTCTGGGACACTCTTGAACTCTCCCTCACCTTTCTTTTCTGCAACTCTCTCCTTCTTCATTCTTGAGcacgacacacacacacacatgcaaacaaacaacaacaacaatgacCTCACCACCATCACTcttttttccctcaaattcacTCAGCTCCCTCTCTCTTCATCTAGCTTCTCTTTGTACAAGGGAGCACATCGACAACACCTCGCCATACTCCCGCAAGCTTCTTGAATCTTTGACCAAGGTAAACCCCTGGAACCCCATAGATTGTGTTTAGTATTGGATTAAGGTAGTTTAGGAGTTAATCATGCATGTGGATGCAGAAAACACTTCGGGAGAAACCTTCTCCAGTTTCCCGCGAGGACCCGTGCCTTCCAAGCCATTTTCCGGCAAACTCTTGCCACTATCGAGGAAACCAAAGGTATATTCCGACGCCTTGTTTCTCAGGtttcaatttgatatattagATTGCTATTTTTAGTTAAGATTTGAGGTTGATTGGAGCTTGAGAAGCTTCGGCTTTCTTCTTCATGGAATCCAACCTGAAATTGGGTCGACTCGACCCATAACCCAATATGCACTCAACCATTATCTAGGCCCAATCCCTTAACCTAGTAACCTAGGCCTTAAAACCCTTGGCCCATTAACCCTAACTTGGCCTAACCCAGCAAACCCGATCCAACCTTTCAAACCCAAGCCCAGATTCGACCGGATCCGACCCGACCCGAGCCTGAACCCAGTTTCTACGGTTGGCACGTGGGTCCGCTGCCGTCCGGCCAACTTTTCGATGACCCAACTCGGTGCGTGGCATGTGGGGTGGCACGTGACCACCGGGCCGCCGTCCCGTGATGGCGAGTGCGGCTGTGCGTGGGGGAACTCGAAGTCCTTCATTAGGTTTTTCGAAGTGCCGAATCCAAATCCGCTgaccgttttcccaaattctatCGTTTTAGCAGAGTTTTACTAAATGGCCGTTATATGTGATTAGGTGCATCGATGGGAAGTGACTCTATCTTCGCTAACTCAAGCGACTCCCGGGCAACAaaatatctgtgagtggaccctttcttaattgcatgtttttataaaatattaggtttgcatgcatttcatatttcatgattCGAGTATGTTTCCTATTATGTTTTATGGATTTCTATATTTATGGTCTACGGAGaatttatgatttattttaattgcttttacaaaatatttatgatttatcgaATTTACATTTTTCTAAAGGTTATGGAATATTGGGTTTTCGTTTATGAAATTCTATGGATTACAAATATGATTTATTTTATGGATTTATGAATATGAGTTATCATGGATTTATGAGATGAGGCTTTGAGCTTTTGAGCTCCGAAGTTGATATGAGATTTTTTAGGCATGTTTTCGGTGCTTATTTAGCGGGTTATCATACAACACATCCACACAACATGGGTATGTAAacgtctatggccataggacacaaTTGAGGATATTTATGATATACCCTCAGCTTCATTGGTGAAACTAGtgtcgtacaacttcaccttcaCGTGATGGATAGGTATTGCCTTCGGgggactatgatacccctagagaGTACAACATTGGTGAGATCTATGGATTTGCCTTCGGGTGACGATAGCACCATTAATGAGCATTGTTTTACGAACGAtttcatggcatgctagagttttcagAAAACTTACTATATGCAGTactatatgtgttttcaaaacagggggttagtatgttcagaaagaAATCGGTTTTCGTATTATTAGTATTACTATAAATCTATGGTCCCCTCACCTTTTCTgtttttgcgccccctcaggaaTTAGAATTGAGGCATATAGTACCGGCGTTAGGGCAATTCCGGATAGGGATCTTCAAGTCTTCTTAAGGTAGGACCCATTCCTTTGTTCATACCTTTTTATAATAATTCTTTCATAGTATTTTTTAGTAGTTGTATGTTCTGAACACGGTTCTGCATTAATGTATCTCTTCCTGATTACTTATTTTAGTTGTATGCATGTTTTAAATGGCTTTaccaccctcgggtgtcggccagcacgtgcctatcctgatATTTAGGGATATTGGGATCGGGGGATGTCAACTAGCGCACGTTCTCTCTATATGATCTAAGACTTGGTTTACAATGCGAGTTCAAAGTTCTTAGTCCATTAATTGTCCTTTCTGGTAGAGACACTTGGCGTACACGAGATGACAATCAAGGTTCGGAATAATGAATACTGTGTGATGTTTGTCCCACCCTAGGTGCAGCCAATTTGTGTCAACAAGGGAGCTTTCCCTTTTACACATAAACTGTAAGTGGTTTCTTAAATTCTTTCTGTTACACCATTTTCAATTACAAATGCAACGCTTTCATTCAGTAAAAGGAAGATTGTGCAAGTGTTTCCCCCTCTTTAGTGTTTCTTTTATTGTTTCGTTTTTCAATCTATAGGGTATGAGAGATTTCAACTGGGGACTTCTTCCAACTTTAGTAAGAGAAATACCAATCGACCAAGAGCTAGGTGGTTTtgctggttttggttttgagttTTACCCTCTCTAAAATTTAGGAAAGGTATACCATTGTTGTTACTGTAGGTACCCCGCAATCTTCTAATGAAAGCACTCAAAAACTAACCTTACGGTCCCTACCTAGATTATCTTCCCCACTCTACTCTAGTCAATGAGATAACAAAGCTGTCATTTTCCTGTTGTCATGTTCTCATGAACATATGATTGAACTTGACTTTTCAGCAAAATGTGTGGCCATGGATAACAAACCCTTCTAGGAAATACCCTGAGTTAAAATTCCCAAAGCAAAACACATAAAATTCCGAAAAAACCATTTCAATAAACCTACATTCACATTCATAATATTTGGCACTGCATGTTGTGCTATGTTATTTTGGCAATAGCGACAGACAATGCTAACATAATAGGCGACAATAGTAGGCGTTGAGCCTTAGACATGAAATATGAAGGCCATTACACGTACATAGACAATTATGAATATGGAATAGCTACAGCTTTGAGAGGATACACTGGATTCAGTCATGTCTAAACCCTCCCCACTTGCTCCACCGGGCAATGCCCAGTTGAACTTGTGCACGAGTAACAAATATTGCAAACTGA includes the following:
- the LOC126600943 gene encoding cytochrome P450 71AP13-like, yielding MALLQLLKEPSLLLAFSFLILLLKFFFKDKSGKRKLKLPPSPPKLPVIGNLHQLRNKPHISLCGLAEKYGPLIYLQLGEVPTVVVSSARVAKEVLKTHDLALSSRPQIFSAKHLFYNCTDVAFSPYSAYWRHIRKICILELLSAKRVQSYSHVREEEVARLVCRVAESYPGTTNLSKILGLYANDVLCRVAFGRGFSEGGDYDRHGFQKMLEEYQELLGGFSIGDFFPSMEFIHSLTGMKSRLQETFRRFDELFDQMVTDHLNPNREKEKHKDLVDVLLDIQKSESAEIPLTMDNVKAIILDMFAAGTDTTFITLDWGMAELLMNPKVLGRAQAEVRGVVGERRVVLESDLPQLDYLKAVIKEIFRLHPPAPVLLPRESMEDVSIDGYDIPAKTRIFVNAWAIGRDPESWENPETFEPERFIGSTIDFKGQHYELLPFGAGRRICPAITFGTATTELALAQLLHSFDWALPPGTTSKDLDLAEVFGITMHRIANLFVVARPRFP